The following proteins are co-located in the Candidatus Accumulibacter cognatus genome:
- a CDS encoding M3 family metallopeptidase has product MPDHTLHDNPLLDFSGLPRFDVLKPADVLPAISTLLGRCRALIERQTADDLAATWTDFAAPLFDGFEQLSRAWGTVGHVHSVNDIPAWRDAYNGMLPEVARFYAEVGQNLQLFDKYKAIAASNGYARLSVAQQRIVDHEIRDFRLSGAELAAKDKPRFQAIAEELAQLSAKFSENLLDATNAFAEMLSDESELAGLPDDARQAAREAAERDGKSGWKFTLHMPSYLPVMQYADSRRLRAVMYRAYATRAAEFGAAELDNTPLIRRILELRREQAQLLGYQNFAEVSLVPKMAASVPQVLGFLRDLAVKARPFAEQDIADLRAFARSELGLDHIEAWDIAYVSEKLLQARYAFSEHEVKQYFTEDKVLSGLITVIETLFGVRIQPDQAPLWHPDVRFYRIETPAGELIGQFYLDLYARETKRGGAWMDEAISRRKRPEVSPTLTRDDIQKPVAYLNCNFSRPVCDQDGKLRPATFTHDDVTTLFHETGHGLHHLLTRVDEIGVAGIHGVEWDAVELPSQFMENYCWEWSVLQKMSAHIDTGEPLPRALFDKMLAAKNFQSGLQTLRQVEFSLFDLLLHSDFDPAAGRSVLELLDEVRREVAVFIPPEWHRFPNSFAHIFAGGYGAGYYSYKWAEVLSADCYGAFEETGNPFDQATGQRFLNEILSTGGSRSAIDNFRAFRGREPQVDALLRHRGMSAAQNLEDLEHAHHHRPAP; this is encoded by the coding sequence ATGCCTGACCATACCCTGCACGACAACCCGCTGCTCGACTTCTCCGGCCTGCCCCGCTTCGATGTGCTGAAGCCGGCCGATGTGCTACCCGCGATCAGTACGCTGCTCGGTCGCTGCCGGGCGCTGATCGAGCGACAGACCGCCGACGACCTGGCCGCTACCTGGACCGATTTCGCCGCACCGCTCTTCGACGGTTTCGAACAACTGTCACGGGCTTGGGGAACGGTCGGGCATGTCCACTCGGTCAATGACATCCCCGCCTGGCGTGATGCCTACAACGGCATGCTGCCCGAGGTTGCCCGTTTTTATGCCGAAGTCGGGCAGAACCTCCAGCTCTTCGACAAGTACAAGGCGATCGCCGCCAGTAATGGATACGCACGCCTGTCGGTGGCGCAGCAGCGAATCGTGGACCACGAAATTCGCGATTTTCGTCTCAGCGGTGCAGAGCTGGCGGCAAAGGACAAGCCTCGCTTCCAGGCGATTGCCGAGGAACTCGCACAGCTCTCGGCAAAGTTTTCCGAGAATCTTCTCGACGCCACCAACGCTTTTGCCGAAATGCTGAGCGACGAGAGCGAACTGGCCGGACTGCCTGACGATGCTCGACAAGCCGCCCGCGAAGCCGCTGAACGAGATGGCAAGAGCGGCTGGAAGTTCACCCTGCACATGCCCTCCTATCTGCCGGTAATGCAATACGCCGACAGCCGCCGCCTGCGTGCCGTAATGTATCGCGCCTATGCCACGCGCGCAGCCGAATTTGGTGCCGCCGAACTCGACAACACGCCGCTGATTCGACGCATCCTCGAACTCCGCCGCGAGCAGGCGCAACTGCTCGGCTACCAGAACTTCGCCGAGGTTTCGCTGGTGCCGAAAATGGCTGCGTCGGTGCCCCAGGTGCTCGGCTTCCTGCGCGATCTGGCGGTCAAGGCCAGGCCTTTTGCCGAACAGGACATCGCCGACCTGCGCGCCTTTGCCCGCAGCGAACTCGGTCTCGATCACATCGAAGCCTGGGACATCGCCTACGTTTCCGAGAAGCTGCTGCAAGCGCGTTATGCTTTCTCGGAACACGAGGTGAAGCAGTATTTTACCGAGGACAAGGTCCTCTCCGGCCTGATTACGGTCATCGAAACGCTGTTCGGCGTTCGCATCCAGCCCGATCAAGCGCCGCTATGGCACCCGGACGTGCGCTTCTACCGGATCGAAACGCCTGCAGGTGAACTGATCGGTCAGTTCTACCTCGACCTCTACGCGCGCGAAACCAAACGCGGTGGCGCCTGGATGGACGAGGCAATCAGCCGCCGCAAGCGGCCAGAGGTGTCGCCAACACTGACCCGTGACGACATCCAGAAGCCCGTCGCTTACCTCAACTGCAATTTTTCCCGACCAGTTTGCGACCAGGATGGCAAGCTGCGTCCGGCAACCTTCACCCATGACGATGTCACTACCCTCTTCCACGAGACCGGTCATGGCCTGCATCATTTATTGACGCGCGTGGACGAGATCGGTGTCGCCGGCATCCATGGCGTCGAATGGGATGCGGTCGAATTGCCATCGCAGTTCATGGAGAACTATTGCTGGGAATGGAGCGTTCTGCAGAAAATGAGCGCTCATATCGACACCGGCGAGCCCTTGCCGCGCGCCCTGTTCGACAAGATGCTCGCGGCAAAAAACTTCCAGAGTGGCTTGCAGACCCTGCGGCAGGTCGAATTCTCGCTGTTCGACCTGTTGCTGCACAGCGACTTCGACCCGGCGGCTGGTCGCAGCGTGCTCGAACTGCTGGACGAGGTGCGCCGCGAAGTAGCGGTCTTCATCCCACCCGAATGGCATCGTTTCCCGAACAGTTTCGCGCACATCTTTGCCGGCGGTTATGGTGCCGGCTACTACAGCTACAAGTGGGCGGAAGTGCTTTCCGCCGATTGCTACGGGGCTTTTGAAGAGACCGGCAACCCCTTTGACCAGGCCACTGGACAGCGTTTCCTCAACGAAATCCTGTCGACCGGCGGCAGCCGCTCGGCAATCGACAATTTCCGCGCTTTCCGCGGCCGCGAACCACAGGTCGACGCCCTGCTACGACACCGTGGCATGAGCGCGGCGCAAAACCTCGAGGACCTGGAACATGCTCACCACCACCGCCCGGCGCCTTAG
- a CDS encoding DUF2189 domain-containing protein has product MPLEPSPPDCSYIQPQVRSVSVGRPFAWLGAAWADLCANPIASLAYGLLFAIAGDVITIFAWRKGQLFIIATSGFFLVGPFLAGGLYEISRRRAAGQTSTFFSSFAGGRRNAPELAMMGLLLAMIGLTWERITTWLFALLAPTITPDLLELLAEIHLSPDHRDLLLIWIMIGGALALFVFSITVVSVPMLLDRQIPCGIAIRTSLRTVNANLRLMIFWGAIVVILTGIGFLTLFFALIVFMPLLGHASWHAYRDLVKY; this is encoded by the coding sequence ATGCCCCTGGAGCCCAGCCCCCCTGACTGCAGCTACATCCAGCCGCAAGTCCGCAGCGTCTCCGTCGGCCGACCATTCGCCTGGCTGGGGGCGGCCTGGGCCGACCTCTGCGCCAACCCGATCGCCAGCCTTGCCTATGGTCTGTTGTTTGCGATTGCTGGCGACGTGATCACGATTTTTGCGTGGCGCAAAGGGCAACTGTTCATCATCGCGACTTCCGGCTTCTTTCTGGTCGGCCCTTTTCTCGCCGGTGGGTTGTACGAAATCAGTCGCCGCCGCGCGGCGGGCCAGACTTCGACTTTCTTCAGTTCGTTCGCCGGTGGCCGGCGCAACGCGCCCGAACTCGCCATGATGGGCCTGCTGCTGGCGATGATCGGGCTGACCTGGGAACGCATCACGACCTGGCTGTTCGCTTTGCTGGCGCCGACGATTACCCCGGATCTGCTCGAGCTGCTGGCAGAGATCCATCTGTCGCCCGACCATCGCGATCTGCTGTTGATCTGGATCATGATCGGCGGAGCGCTGGCCTTGTTCGTCTTTTCCATCACGGTCGTCTCGGTACCGATGCTGCTCGATCGCCAGATACCCTGCGGCATCGCCATCCGAACCAGTCTGCGCACCGTCAATGCCAATCTGCGGCTGATGATCTTCTGGGGTGCGATTGTGGTCATCCTGACCGGGATCGGTTTTCTCACCCTGTTTTTCGCACTGATCGTTTTCATGCCGCTGCTCGGCCATGCTTCATGGCATGCGTATCGCGACCTTGTAAAATATTAG
- a CDS encoding glutaredoxin family protein, which produces MLTTTARRLSRATAIVLLIIGTASAETTYRWVDPKSGGTIISDLPPPPGARQVMKYSSTTGVDEQQLPYAVRQASEKFPVVLYTSTGCVTCKQARSLLNGRGVPFTEKMLASEEEIAELGRQLGGESLLPSISVGRQSARGFAPATWNELLDAAGYPANTPQRVKPSKGAAAE; this is translated from the coding sequence ATGCTCACCACCACCGCCCGGCGCCTTAGCCGCGCCACCGCCATCGTGCTGCTGATCATCGGCACGGCCAGTGCCGAGACCACTTATCGCTGGGTCGATCCGAAAAGCGGCGGCACCATCATCTCTGACCTGCCACCGCCACCAGGAGCCCGTCAGGTCATGAAATATTCAAGCACGACCGGAGTGGATGAACAGCAGCTGCCCTATGCGGTTCGCCAGGCCAGCGAGAAGTTCCCGGTCGTCCTGTATACCAGCACCGGTTGCGTCACCTGCAAGCAAGCACGCAGTCTGCTCAATGGCCGCGGCGTTCCATTCACTGAAAAGATGCTCGCCAGCGAAGAAGAAATCGCCGAACTCGGCCGTCAACTCGGCGGAGAATCCCTGTTACCCAGCATCAGCGTCGGCCGGCAAAGCGCGCGCGGGTTTGCCCCGGCGACCTGGAACGAGCTGCTCGACGCCGCCGGCTATCCGGCCAACACTCCCCAGCGCGTCAAGCCCTCCAAAGGTGCCGCGGCGGAATGA